In Methylacidiphilum infernorum V4, a single window of DNA contains:
- the kdsA gene encoding 3-deoxy-8-phosphooctulonate synthase, which translates to MNIKKPFFLIAGPCVIESLELVIDIALELKKITSKHQIPFYFKSSFDKANRSSIDSFRGPGLKEGLRILTKIKEKTGCALTTDVHSADQVKPVAQVVDLVQIPAFLCRQTDLILACGESGKAVNVKKGQFLAPEDVDLIAEKLKRVGCHHYFFTERGSCFGYHDLIVDMRAIYLMRSRQHKVIFDATHSVQRPSALGRVTGGDSSLAFPLARAAVAVGIDGLFFETHPCPENALSDSSTMIPLDKVDPMLECLLKIHEATS; encoded by the coding sequence TTTTTCTCATCGCCGGTCCCTGTGTAATCGAATCGCTAGAGCTGGTCATTGATATTGCTTTAGAACTTAAAAAAATTACGAGCAAGCACCAGATCCCTTTTTATTTCAAATCCTCTTTCGATAAGGCAAACCGCAGTTCAATCGATTCTTTTCGCGGTCCAGGACTGAAAGAAGGCTTGAGAATATTGACCAAGATAAAAGAAAAAACAGGGTGTGCTTTAACCACTGATGTGCACTCGGCAGACCAGGTAAAACCCGTAGCGCAAGTCGTTGACCTTGTTCAAATCCCTGCTTTTTTATGCCGACAGACAGACCTTATTCTTGCTTGCGGAGAAAGCGGCAAGGCTGTAAATGTCAAAAAAGGACAATTTTTGGCCCCTGAAGACGTGGACTTGATCGCTGAAAAGCTCAAGCGGGTTGGATGCCATCATTATTTTTTTACCGAGCGGGGAAGTTGTTTTGGATATCACGACCTGATTGTCGATATGAGGGCGATTTACCTCATGCGGTCTCGACAACATAAGGTAATCTTTGACGCTACCCATTCGGTTCAGAGACCCTCAGCACTGGGAAGAGTGACGGGAGGAGACAGTTCTCTTGCCTTTCCCTTGGCCCGAGCCGCCGTTGCGGTAGGAATAGACGGGCTTTTTTTTGAAACTCATCCTTGCCCTGAAAACGCCCTTTCAGATTCTTCAACAATGATCCCCTTGGATAAAGTCGATCCCATGCTGGAATGCCTTTTAAAAATACATGAAGCTACTTCCTAG
- a CDS encoding MGDG synthase family glycosyltransferase, with amino-acid sequence MPEKIRVLILSTSAGTGHIRAAEALEKVFLEDSRVGQVECVDALKFTNKIFRDFYSKLYIQLVDTAPSFLGWWYRTTDEPWKTDKMRLMLDRLNTQPLIDFISAYRPQVTVCTHFLPAEIISYLISQKKIDCRLSIVVTDFHCHAMWLCRVFHRYFVANEESRIHLVNLGIPAERIVFSGIPIDPLFKPSKNKKEMKKNMGFDPDVPVILVSAGALGVSPAEIILESLESLKISLQIVVVCGKNVQMEEKIRKQIPKLSNHAIRVYGFSTEIHKLMDAADILIGKPGGLTASEAMAMGLPMIIIAPIPGQEEFNSDFLLEKGVAIKCNEFTTLAYKVNYLLTHPQILQQMRKNAFKHSKPDAAYKIVQILLDDELNPPMPVCLNPEQKERT; translated from the coding sequence ATGCCGGAGAAAATAAGGGTATTGATTCTTTCGACCAGTGCTGGCACCGGACATATTCGTGCGGCTGAAGCGTTGGAGAAAGTCTTTCTGGAAGATAGTCGAGTAGGACAGGTTGAATGCGTCGATGCCCTGAAATTTACAAACAAGATATTCAGAGATTTTTACTCTAAGCTTTATATCCAGCTTGTAGATACCGCTCCATCTTTTCTCGGCTGGTGGTATCGGACGACGGACGAGCCCTGGAAAACGGACAAAATGAGACTTATGCTCGACCGGCTCAATACTCAACCCCTTATAGACTTTATTTCCGCCTACCGTCCCCAGGTCACCGTTTGTACTCACTTTCTTCCCGCTGAGATTATTTCTTATTTAATTTCTCAAAAGAAAATAGATTGCCGGTTATCCATTGTTGTAACCGATTTCCATTGCCATGCTATGTGGCTCTGCCGAGTATTTCATAGGTATTTTGTTGCCAATGAAGAAAGCCGAATCCATCTTGTCAATCTAGGCATTCCGGCAGAAAGAATTGTATTCAGCGGCATACCTATAGATCCCCTCTTCAAGCCGTCGAAAAACAAAAAGGAAATGAAAAAAAACATGGGTTTTGATCCCGACGTTCCGGTTATATTAGTTTCAGCGGGCGCTCTTGGGGTGAGTCCCGCAGAAATTATTCTTGAATCTCTTGAATCGTTAAAAATCTCCCTTCAAATTGTTGTGGTTTGTGGGAAAAATGTCCAAATGGAAGAAAAAATCCGCAAACAAATTCCAAAACTCTCCAACCATGCTATTCGAGTTTACGGCTTCAGCACCGAAATACACAAACTCATGGATGCTGCAGATATCTTGATAGGCAAACCCGGAGGACTTACCGCTTCGGAAGCCATGGCCATGGGGCTGCCCATGATCATTATCGCCCCTATTCCCGGCCAAGAAGAATTTAATAGTGATTTTCTGCTGGAAAAAGGAGTGGCCATAAAATGTAATGAATTTACAACTTTAGCTTACAAGGTAAATTATCTACTTACCCATCCTCAAATTTTACAACAAATGCGCAAAAATGCTTTTAAGCACAGCAAACCCGATGCCGCTTACAAAATCGTTCAAATCCTGTTGGATGATGAACTCAATCCTCCCATGCCTGTATGCTTAAACCCTGAGCAGAAGGAAAGGACATGA
- a CDS encoding LptA/OstA family protein, with translation MKRVIRKFLISYYLLFGFNLFGQFPEENPPELLTNPDATVVTSNTFKLDQNIHQGFFSGNVITIANNFKMRSNEMTVFFDESGSEIKRLIAKGEALLVQEKRTAKAAQMEYIVAEDKLILTGNPEVIEENKDHVTGNVITIFRNSNQMFVDGHSRVILLRTSQAPQDQQQKK, from the coding sequence ATGAAAAGGGTCATAAGAAAATTTTTAATTTCCTATTACCTTCTTTTCGGATTCAATTTATTCGGTCAATTTCCGGAAGAAAATCCCCCCGAACTTCTCACGAATCCAGATGCTACCGTGGTCACTTCTAATACCTTCAAACTGGATCAAAATATCCACCAAGGATTCTTTAGTGGAAACGTCATAACCATTGCCAACAATTTTAAAATGAGATCTAACGAAATGACCGTTTTTTTTGATGAAAGTGGTTCAGAAATAAAGAGGCTCATTGCCAAAGGAGAAGCTCTGCTTGTCCAAGAAAAAAGAACGGCGAAAGCTGCCCAAATGGAATATATTGTTGCTGAAGATAAATTGATATTAACGGGAAATCCCGAGGTTATCGAAGAAAACAAAGATCACGTAACCGGAAATGTGATTACTATTTTTCGCAACTCAAACCAAATGTTCGTCGACGGCCATAGCCGTGTTATTCTATTGAGAACCAGTCAAGCTCCCCAAGACCAACAACAGAAAAAATAA
- a CDS encoding glycoside hydrolase family 1 protein, whose protein sequence is MRKGFKNSKPNLIDKENQAILKLPHDEFLWGVATSPYQHEGGLNGEGEPLNNWAWAEKEQLVEPSGKSCNFWNLAEEDLKRASNLGLNAFRLGLCWSRIQPTYTLPHPEKPLPSPPPFDTKALMRYCKIIASCRALGMEPIITLHHFTHPAWLGLDAWLHRATIDHYIQYVGYSLKFLLEHLPKDFQCEPPQIFLTVNEPNMLATCHYLYGYFPSGSNRGIHAATLCLIHLLEAHTKAYFLIHSLYKSYGLKPYVSFNNYASNLYWLDLAWLDLLHASHFGIKKQKLFSYLWDRARQLDTAFNQCRFSSISTVRKILGIILKKAQHFLAYACSFESSWKELLEVIYHSKQRPFDFIAFDYYDPFVEHALRWPRWNDELPKRNKAFHEWLLEAFTSKWWDWKMLPEGLVFITRQLAHYRLALLISENGLAYRYTPMGTMEKRRDSVLRSHYIRAHVRTVQKLRAEGSPLFGYLYWSLVDNYEWGSFSPRFGLYSVDFKNGLHRNEVDVFGENPAKTYAEEINNAKISMAHR, encoded by the coding sequence ATGCGCAAGGGATTCAAAAACTCGAAACCTAACCTTATAGATAAAGAAAACCAAGCTATTTTGAAACTCCCTCACGATGAGTTTTTATGGGGAGTGGCCACATCTCCGTATCAACATGAAGGAGGGCTGAATGGGGAGGGAGAACCTCTTAATAACTGGGCTTGGGCTGAAAAAGAACAGTTGGTCGAACCATCGGGGAAAAGCTGCAATTTTTGGAATCTTGCAGAAGAAGACCTAAAAAGAGCAAGTAATCTTGGTCTTAATGCATTCCGCCTTGGTTTGTGTTGGAGTCGAATACAGCCAACCTACACGTTGCCACATCCAGAGAAGCCCTTGCCCAGTCCTCCCCCTTTCGACACGAAAGCGCTGATGAGATACTGCAAGATTATTGCTTCTTGTAGGGCTCTGGGCATGGAACCGATCATCACTCTCCACCATTTTACCCATCCTGCATGGCTAGGGCTCGATGCCTGGCTTCATCGCGCTACTATAGATCATTACATCCAATATGTAGGTTACAGTTTAAAATTTCTTCTTGAACATTTACCCAAAGATTTCCAATGCGAGCCTCCTCAAATCTTTTTGACGGTTAACGAACCCAACATGCTCGCAACCTGCCACTATCTTTACGGTTATTTTCCTTCCGGATCAAACCGAGGAATCCATGCCGCAACCCTTTGCCTTATCCACCTCCTTGAAGCGCACACAAAAGCTTACTTCCTCATTCATTCCCTCTATAAATCCTATGGATTAAAACCCTATGTCAGTTTCAACAACTATGCGAGTAACCTTTACTGGTTGGATCTGGCTTGGTTAGATCTTCTTCATGCTTCCCATTTCGGAATCAAAAAACAAAAACTTTTTTCTTATCTTTGGGATAGAGCAAGGCAGTTAGACACGGCCTTTAATCAATGTCGGTTTTCATCCATATCGACCGTTCGCAAAATCCTGGGAATTATCCTTAAAAAAGCCCAGCATTTTCTTGCCTATGCTTGCTCTTTTGAAAGCTCTTGGAAAGAATTGCTCGAGGTCATTTATCATTCAAAACAAAGACCTTTTGACTTCATCGCTTTCGATTACTATGATCCCTTTGTCGAACACGCCCTGAGGTGGCCCAGGTGGAATGACGAACTGCCAAAACGCAACAAAGCCTTTCATGAATGGCTCTTGGAAGCTTTTACAAGCAAATGGTGGGATTGGAAGATGTTGCCTGAAGGGTTGGTTTTCATTACCCGTCAACTCGCTCATTATCGATTGGCTCTTTTGATTTCAGAGAATGGCCTAGCTTATCGCTATACCCCCATGGGAACAATGGAGAAAAGAAGAGACTCCGTTTTAAGGAGTCATTATATTCGAGCTCATGTTCGAACAGTACAAAAACTTCGGGCTGAAGGATCCCCCCTTTTTGGCTATCTTTATTGGTCCCTGGTTGACAATTATGAATGGGGATCTTTCTCTCCAAGATTCGGACTTTATTCTGTAGATTTTAAAAATGGACTTCATCGAAACGAAGTGGATGTTTTTGGTGAAAATCCTGCAAAAACCTATGCTGAAGAAATAAACAACGCCAAAATAAGCATGGCACACCGATAA